The nucleotide sequence TTCTCCAAATTCCTCGCTTTGTCATTGTTCACTTTAggtttaccacaatttgttcctCTCTTTCCCAGCTGTTTCCAGCACTTTGCTGCTACAAAAGTTCTTCAATGATTGAACCTTTCTTTCAGTCTTTTACCTCCTCTGGTTATATACCTAGTAAATAGAATCACAGGGTTAAAAGATGGGAACAGTTTAGTGACCTCTCCTgcagacctcctaagttgtcttgggctgaataAATATCTTCCTCCGACCTTTTGTCAGCTCTACTGCTCTAAAATTTgacttgaggcattatttaaaagttgttggggaggggaatgttgggagagttctaCTACCTTGGCTCTTCCatcaccagtgatctcttaattgccaaatccggtcttttctcactcttcttccttcttggcCTATCTACTGCATTTGTCACCACTGCTCACCCTCCTCTCCTGGATCCTTTCTCTTCTGTAGGTATGTTCATGACACTGTCTCTTAGTTTTCCTCCTGCCTGCCTGACTtcgttcttttcttccttttcttgtttatCATCAATATCACACCCCTTGATTGTGGTTGTACCCCAAGTCTCTGTCCTAGACTCCCTGCTTTCTCCATACTCTCTGTGTGTGACTTCCTTAGTcctatgggtttaattatcatctccatacAGTTGGCTTTCAGATCTGTATTTCCATCTGGGCCGGTTTATTTGTCCAGCTCTATGACCTGTATATCCTGAGAGTGCTGTGGAGGCAGAGCTTGCTTGATGGGCCTTCCCTTGGGCTCAGGGCCTGCTTGCTCATAGAGGAAAGGAAcaagagctggggtggggggagggggtctgcCTTGGCCTTGGATCTCTTCCTAGCTCTGGCCTTCAGACTGCTGAACAAGGCCAAAACTGGCACCTGGGCTCCTTCTGACTCCTCCCTCCTCAGGCCCGTCTTTTCCCTGAGCTTAATTAAGTCCGGTATCACCagttgcctactggacatttcaaactggatattgCAAATATATTTCAAACTTGACTTGCCTAAAACAgaactcctttctctttcccctaaaGTTCTGGGTTTCTGTTGaagacaccaccatccttccagtctctgaGGTTTGTAACCTCCTCGTTGTTCTTGACTCCCCAGCCTAGCCAGTTGCATCtactccttctctctactcctacAGCCATCATCATAGTTCAGGCCCCTGTCACATCTTATCTAGATATTACAACAGCCTCCTCATTGACCTTCCTGCCATAAGACCCATCTCATTCCAGTCTGTCCTCCATAAAGCAGCCAGAATGATTTTCCTCAAGTGCAGATCTCACTGTGTCACCTTCTCGTTCAGTCGACTTCAGtaactccctattgtctctaggataaaacagaACTTTATCTTTCTGGctttattatatcatatatattactcttccccaccctcccactcTGCCCACCAGCCAAACTGACTTTTTCTCTGCTCATCACAGCTAGTGCATCATCTCTTGTCTCTTCCATCCCTGGAGTGCATGCCCTTCTGAGCTCTTCCTCAGagaacctttctttttcttccacatACAGCTCAGGCACCACATCCTACCTTTCCTGATCCACTTAACTGCTGTCATCTTCCCTAACTACCTTGTAattaattgctttgtatttatttgcatttattttctttataaatttatttgGTATGTACTTACCTATgtacttgtctctcccattagaatataagcttcttaaaaaTAGGGGCtgcttcttttgtatttgtatcttcatcACCTAGTACAgtaatatctggcacatagtaggtgcttattaataaATGCTCCTCAGTTGAGTAATTTTGTTTCCTGAAAAGTTTTTGTTCACTCGAAAAAAAATACCACGTAGTTTGTTCAGTTTCAACTGTTCTCACCTTGAAAAAATTTATCTTTCATTACTTTCCATATTTGAAAACAACCCACAAAGTTCTTTTTGATTTTCATCTTGCCGATtcttagaaatttatttttcagatgaaaccTACTTCATTTTAATCTTTTGCCTTGACAGAATTTTTCATTGAATCGAGTATAATATAAAGTATTGGTAAGAACTTTCTTAGACACTAACAATTGGTTGGCCTTTTCTTTCCTGGAATATGTTCTTTAAGGCCAGTATTTTgaaataggaatttttttctgtctcctgtcTCATTCACAAGTAAAGCAACAGTATAGCTTTAATCTTAGTAAAAGAGCAGTTACTTTCAGATTGCCTGAAGGTATTCTAAGGATACTTTTCATACTTAATGTTTCTCTAGAGAAGTTTCACTTTTTGAACATATTTTAgtgccatagatttagagccagaaaggacattagaggaCTATGGCAACCTTTTGGTGTCCTCTAGTAGAAAATTCTACCCTTTTGGTCTGGAAGCTAAAGTTGCATCTTGATTTAGGGGTGATAATGGTGGTCGTTTTGGATGTTGTGCAGTGTGTTTTGACTTAGAGGTTTGATAAGTAAGAGTAGCAACCTCCTGACCGGTCATTTTGTGTTTCCCTATTATAGGAACTGCAAATGGCACATGACAAGATCTATGTATCAGTTCAGCTGGTTGTCTAACAGTAGCAAAAGATGTAACACAAGTGAGGGATCCAAGCCTTATCGTGATCACTTATTTCACAACCATATTAGAGGCCATATGTTTACTTAACTAAGGGAGTAAAGTCCTGTCTCTGAACTTTTAAATTTAGCTCACCACCTACATGTCAAAAACTGTTTGGATGATTGGTATACAAGACATATTGAGAATTTATGTAATGGGTTCCACCATTTACAGAGTGCAAAACATTCAGAAAAATAGGCTTAGAAACAATAATGATGTTTACCAAAGAGCACCTGCTACAAGTGACAAAACAGTCTGCTACATATTGAGAGTTTCACTGCATGAATGAACACATATGACCGTGTCCCAGCTTGCCCTGCCACACAGCATATTAACCAAGTTTTGAAGTAGTATATGAGAGTAAGCCAAGCAATGACTTTTCActgtccccaccccccaattcccCTTCAACCAAACCACACTTAACTGCTTCCTAATATTGCACAATTTATAGCAAAATTAGCATCACTCAATAACAGTGGGTGATAAAGaaattccatttccattttgagTTTAGCAGAAAAATTACTACGAAAGAAATTTCCATTTGACAAAATATGTATTGTGTTATATTGTGTTTACCTCTCTGTGCACATGTATtttcctaatagaatgtaagctccttgagggcaagaactgtcttattttgtatttgacttGGTATTTGCAACATCTATCACATATACTTAAATGGATCTGTAATAATCTCATTGGGGTGGATTATTTCCTCCAATGAAGCAGGCTGCAACTCTTGTCTGCCCATTCTATTCTTGTCTGTATCTTAGAATAAGTTTGCCCCAATGTGATGGGGACCTTCTTGCTTCTTTCTGATATTGTTGGGATGTCACTGGAACACACAGACTTTCCATTAATCATCCTTTGCTCCTGCCATATGGCTTGATGATCACCTTTATAGGTGACCTGTGCAAAGCAGAGTTTCAGGAAAGATTATCTGACTGCAGTCAAAGATTGAAGACAGAGAGACCAGTCCTTGAAACAGGAAACGAGGGCCTTGCGGTAGTAATAGGAAATGAAATTGGACCAATGGGAGAGCCATTGTGAAGAAAGAATCACTAGGACTTGATGACTGATTAAatgtgtgaggagagagaaaggctgCTGCCAAGGCTTTGAGTGGGATGACTGGAAAAATATTGACAAAAATGGACATGTTTGGAGGAAGAGAACTGGTTTTAGGGGAAGGATGTTATGTTTGGTCATGAACATTTGTTTGAGATAAAGGCAGGCCATCCAGGTAGATGTTAGCAAACTATGCATTTCAAGATAGCTAAACAGCTCacctttatatagtgccttaaagtGTAATACTCCCTCataccttgggaagtaggtagtACAGGTATTgatgccattttatagatgataaaactgaaggtcagagagaaCTTGTCGAGGGTAGGACAACTAATCATTGTcagagctaggacttgaacccaagtccttctgACCTCAAGTCACCAAGTAGTTGGTGCAGTGGTTAGAcatctggatttggagtcaagaagagctgggttccaTTCATCTCTGATAGATATGGCTCTGTTACCCTGGGCCAGTTACATAACCTCCTAGTTccacaggcaactctctaagacttaagCCGCAGGACAGTTACTGATCTGTTATTCTGATAAGAGGGAATTTTCTTACCAGGAGAAAATAACTAATCTAATTAATACTATTACTAATTACACACCAGCTCCACATCCTCTCCTTTCCACTTCCCCCAGCAAAACAAAACTGTTTCAACTATCTTTTCAAACTTGCCAGTTTCTGTTCAGGACAGTTTATGCTCCCATTCAACTAGATTTATAACCTCACAGTGATTTTGACCTCTATTCActgccaaattcctagaaaaaaaatcacctatactccttttattttcttagcATCTAGTCATCTCTCAGTCCCTTGTAGTCTGACTTTGAACTCTACCATTTGAGTGAAACTTTTCTCACCTAGGTTACCATTTTTCTCTTAACTGCtagatctaatggcctttttctccatcattttccttggcctctctgcagctttgGATGCTGTTGACCGCCCCTTTCTCCTGAATACTCTCTCTTCATCTTACTTCCATGACACGGCTCTCTTCTGATTCTCTTCCTTGTTAGTGGTCTTCAGTCCACTTTAGTGGACCATTATCCATCTGTTCCCCACCCCCTTAGAGCAGGTATCCCCTAGGCCTCACTCTTGGGTACACTTCTTTAAGGTgtctcttggtgatttcatttgCTGCCAGAAGTTCAAATATCATTTCTAGGAAGATGAATCTCAAATCTGTGTTTCCAGTCCTACATCATTAGCTATTGGCTAGACATCTATCAGCTAGAGATCTCATCCTGGATGTTTCACACCCCTCTCAAACTAGACATTTCCAAAGTGAACTTCATTATCTTCCCAGTCCAAACCTGCTTGTTCTCTAAACTCTCCTTACTTTCATCGAAGGCACAATCATCCTCTCCACAAACTAGGTTCAAAAAGTTTGGGGTTATTATCTTAGACTCTATTCTTTCTTGTACACCCCTTCTCCCCACATCCAgttagctgccaaatcttgtctttACTACATACACATCCCCTTGATCATCTAGAACGTTCTCTCCACTCATGTTCAGTTCCTTACCATCTCTCTCAGACAACTGTAATAGTCTTTGAATGTTTCTCCCTTCTTCTAATCTCttacctctccaatccatcctccacccagtGACCAAAATAAATCTTCCTCagtcacaggtctgaccatgatGCTTTCATTCACTGACTTTCGCTGGCTCCTTCCTACATTccctgggataaaatacaaactcttcaacTTGACTTTTAAAACCTGGCacacatatgccatcttggagtgggggggggagggtagaagtggggagaaaataataaaaaaaaattcttcctaaaACCTGGCACACTCTGACTACAACTTAACCTTTTCCGACTTGTGTCATGTAATGTGAGTTTTTAGAACGCTACATTCTAGCCAGCCTACTACCAAATTTTCTAACTTTGTTACACCATTTTCCATTGATACGCACTCAAAGAAGCTAGTCCTTCTCACCTCAACCTCCCCAAACTGCTATCTCCTTCCAGGGGGCAATGTAAGTGTcttcccttatccctttccctacCCCAGTTTGCCTCACCTTTGTTAGAGCTCTCCTCCTCTTCACTTCACCTTGTACATCCTTAATTGGGTTTAACATTTGTGTGAGAGAGAGCACGGCCTAATCCTAAAGAACtagccttggaattaggaagatctggccTCTGATGCATTAACTTCTTTGTTTGACcacaagcaaatcacttaacctctcagtatctccagcaactctctaagactagaagtaaTCCACAAGTTGCTTGTCTGCATCAGTGAGTTCTTTGTACTCTGAACTCACAGGAATGGACTAAACAATATGCCAAACCCTtttttgtgtacatgttgtaaaCCTCCAGGAGCACGTAAAGGACCTTGGAATCAAggtctttttgtctttaaattcccagtgcctagctcagcattaatgtttttgtttaattaaatttgaGAGTGAAGTTTTGggggagaaattgaggctggatTATGAGTAGGATGTTAACCTCTTAGAATGGTTGAGTACTTAGAAGGAAAGAATGTGGGGGAAAAGAACAGCTCTTTGCTATCTCAAAAAGTAGTTATAAATTTGTGGTGTACATAGGGTCATGTGAAAGGAAGGTAtaggcttcttttctttttatgtttctcttatgGTTCCCATCCTAAAGCTCAATTTTTACAATGCTTCAGGAAAActaatcaaatcaacaaatacttatttaaCCCATTATAATGATAGTGTACTTAGAAAAGTGTTTGCTGTTGGTAAATTGCTTTTACATCCCATGTAGTCCTCAGAGTGAGTTTGTGAGGTTGGTATGATAtaacattaaggcagaattcatgatttcaaagaaaatcatgaatatgcgtgaatggttcagaatcgcaggatataaggaattctctaaatggaaggcagaggagttaaagcatttattcaagctccacagtagcagacccatggaccagtgtccccaatttgatatcttggcaagaatcttccaaaaccaatatgcccctCTCACAATAGTGaacaggaggttacagaaaaaatGTTATgacagcaagccaagccatactggtgcttccccccaatgctagggccctccagtaagaagattatcCACTGGCTTCAAGCCCTTGCTCAACACTCTCCAGTCTGCACTAGGGTCAGTCCTGTTTCAGTAGCgcctgctgccgctgctgccacCACTTCTGCTGCCACCGCCGCTTCCcctttctcctgcctccactatgtctcaatctccaagTTGTGTTCTCTCCTTTATATATAGTCACCAGACATCATCCCATcaactagaatgtcatctgagcaaccagaactcaggtgcctaccattggctccggtcttagccactccccctaggaccctgagaacctcccccccaccccccaccccaccaagcctattcaaatgggcccaaaagatcttctcatttactgattgcctttacatatGCACATCTTGATAGTAATGCATTATCCATCATTGAAGATTTTGTGTGTGAATATAAATGCATCCCTCAATTGATTGTCCATCCATgttcagaggcagctagatgatgcagtgaatagagtgttgggcctggagtcaggaagatttgaatcaaatctggcctcagacacttacaagctgtgtgacctcaagcaagtcacttaatggctgcttgcctcagtttccccatctgtgagatgggaataatagtatcacccatctcccagagttgttgtggggatcaaatgagataacttttgaaaagggtgtagcacagtgcctggtacatagtatcaatcaataaatacttattaagtacctacagtatgcctggcactatgctaagccctggggatagaaaaaaaggcaaacgacagtccctgccttgaagGAACTTATActccaatgggggagacagcatgccgataatatatacaaaagtacatacaaagtaagctacatacagaatacagaataaataggagagGATTAACAGGGGgtaattagaattaagaggggttgggaaatgtttcctgtagaaggcaggattttagatgggacttaaaggaagtcagggagggcAGTAGTCAGAATGCAGGAGAGagggttccaggcatggggacagctggagaaaatgcccagagacaaGAGAATAGTGTCCTGTTTGTGGAAcatccaggaagccagtgtcactggatcaaagagtagatGTCCAGGAATGAggtgtaagaaaaagaaaactggaaaggcaggaggggactGGGTTTtggagggctttgaaagccaaacagagcaggttttttttgttgttgtttgtttgttttatatcctgggGGTAATAAGAAGCCTCTGGTTTATTGCtaagacctgcactttaggaaaattactctagtggctgaatggaagaggagttgattggagtggggagaaacttgagggagACAGACCTACTGGTAAGCCATTTGTAAGggtaagcaaagtggatttttattagtattttttggagtttggttttccaggatccatggccataacaatctcttgtccCTAGGTGTTAGATATAAGTTCTCTGGTTCAAACCATCTCCACCACGACCTGTGTAGACTGTAAGGGCCAGGTATCACCTGTTTAGATTGTTaaggtcaggaccctggagggcTGGAGTGTAAGTACAAAGCTAGGTGGGCACTgttcagtgagtggggaaccttcagggttgaaatgcacaagctaggatgTTGTATGTGCCCTGATTGGCCCCGTCAAGGCTCGGGGggaatctgtttgcctcaactggcctccattgaggcttgaggggatttaggggaatgcacaagttgtgcctgtctcgacTGGCCCCAGCTAGATGAAGGGGGAGTTGCCCCGCCCCCCAGCCTTCTTGCTGACCCCTGCAAAAagagtgattagggaatgctggaGGAATTGGTGCTTAGCAACtcttgtgagaaggttagatagaataaagtctgccttgtttaattgttaacccctttgaacCTTTatcaaagcagatcaaagaacctgtgctagctggCCATCCTGAGTGTGCTAGTGCTTGCTAATACATCATTGTAATAATCCAGTtaggaggtgatgaggacctgtaccagagtggtggccgtgtcagaggagagaagggccaTATTGGAGctggccttggcaacagcttggatatgggggtggggaatgggaatgagagaggaacacagGATGATGACTTCTTGGttccaagcctgagggactgagaggatgTTGCCCTCTGCAGTAATAGGAAAGGAGTACAGGGTGGGGATGGAGTATTAGGGGTAAGattatgagttttgttttggacccattgagtttaagatgtctactggacatgtGAGATGATctagaggaggatccagcaaaggagacagaggagaaccaggagagaatggtgttCTGAAAACTCGATGAGAGAGTGAGCAGTGGTACTAAAGGCTACAGAGaggccaaggagaatgaggatggagaaaaggccattgatttagcaactaagaaatcattgatgactttgagaagatcagaagccAGGGTTaagggagtgagagaagagaaagtgcaGGCACCTATTGTAAAtgatctttttgaggagtttagctataaggggaagaagagatataggaagatATTTAGCAGGgacagaaggatcaagtgagggttttttcaggatggggaaaATATGATCATGTTTGTGTGGTGTTATTCAGTtttgactgactctttgtgaccctgtggatgggtccatggggttttccttgcaaagatactgggatggtttgtcatttccttctccagtggattaagacaaacagagcttaagtggcttgcccagggtcatacagagctagtaagtgtctgaggctgtatttgaactcagatctccctgactcaaggcccagtgctctttccactaagccacctagctacctggcTGGtcttgtttgtaggcagtaagaaATATCTatatgggatggaatgggatcacttgaacaagtagaggggttagccttccTATGGGATggggtgaaagaagaaataatggcagaaggcatctgaggtctaagataaggaagaggggagaagagcgAGCTCACagtgaatggcttcaatttttacCTATAAAATATGAAACAAGGTTCTTTgctgggagtgggaggagggggagccatgggaagtttgaggagagaaatgaaaaggtttggaagagccactgtggagagtggaATGGTGAGTTGATGAGGGAGGTACAGAAGGATTGCCTAGAAGCAATaggggcccagttgaggttgaataacataaatttgtagtggccCCATTCAGAACATTGTGTgatttttctccaccatctttcagcagcacatgtgtaggAGCAAATGAGATGAATGGTGGAAGTGATTCAAGGCTGAGAGTTGTCTGGGCATCATCAGTGCTTATGATGAAAGGGCTTAGGGATTCAAGAAAGGGCAGGGTAGAATTGAATTGGTTCACTAAGAGATCAAgatagggagaagaagagaaagtggcTAATGCAGGGGAGATGACCTGGGAGAAAACTGAGGGatgaagggattggaggtcatggtgcaGAAGATAAGTAGGGtttggtaagggaaggcagagggagaggtgaaaagccaaaAGATTATGATCGcagaagggaatttcagaattcttgaccATAGagatggtacatttgtgggtCATGTCAAGGTCAAGGATATGACAACTTTTCTGTGTGGTGGGAAGTGTAATCCATGGGAGGTGAGTAGGTTGAGGGACTGAGTGGTTAAGGTATTTGTGGGAGAATCAGCATGTATGTTGAAGCCCCCTAGTATGAGGGTAGGAGTTGGCAAGAAGAGGAAAGTTCTGAGCCAGACAGcaaactcattgagaaaggaaggggagtgacGGAGGCAGTAGCTATAAATAGTAGGCACAATACAACTACTAGTTAttgtgatgataatgataacataaGGTTTTATTGGGTCCCATCCCACTAATGCTGATCAATTTTGATTCAACTAAAAAGAACTTATAAGTAGCAGACCTGAGCTCTTTGAAGTTGATTATTTTAGAGGCtaggatgaggaaagagaaaccagTGAGCCAGCAACCTTTGGAAAGAAATAACAACTgccattttggtttttgtttgtcaGCTCCATTACCCTTGATTCTTATTTCTGTTTGATTATTTCCTAGGAACCATTTCAGACTCAAGGAAGTCCACTACAGAATCCAGCAGCTACTTCTCCATCACGATGGGACCAGTCCTTCCTTACTAATGTTACATTCTTGAAAGTGGCTCTTTGGTTGGTCTTACTGGGACTGTTTGTAGAACTAGAATTTGGCCTGGTTTATTTTGTTCTGTCCTTGTTTTATTGGATGTATGTCGGCACCCGTggccctggagaaaagaagaaaggagaaaagagtgcttaCTCTGTTTTCAACCCCGGCTGCAAACCCATCCAAGGAACCCTGACGGCAGAACAGTTTGAGCGAGAATTACAGTTTCATCCTCTGGCTGGGAGATAGTCCTTGTTCTCCTCAGTTTTCTGCCACTTTGATGTTTTTGGATTACCTAGCCCCCCAAGCCTGGATTGGAATCGATATACAGATACACTAGGGGGTGGTCCTTTGTCCATGACTGTCAACTTTTTGTTCTCCGACCTCTGTTCTCTTGTCTTTCAGTCCATCTCTCCTTTTCCGCTTCTGCTGCTGTAGCACCAACGTCTTTGTTCGCATTTCcatctttaaattttcttttggtttttttttccaagtcactAAAATCCAATACTGCAGTTGATCTGGTGCCATTTCCAAAAAATTAAATCTTCAATAAAGACTTATTCCAGTATTTACGCAGACCAATTTTAGAGGGACAGGATGGGAGTTGCATTGTAGTGTAAAGTATTTAACTAAATTGAAGTAATGATTCACTCCTTCACATGAAGTGCTTCACATTAAAAATCTTATCAGTCTGACAGTAAATTCACATTTTCAGTGCTGTTAGACTCTTAGGcatcttttaaatatttcatccTCAAAGAGAAGGTGAAAattgtattttgcttttctattaCTAATGGTATTGAAGATCATAGAATGTTACATATGGATGGGACCTAAGGAATTGTCTGGagaccagtggttctcaaactttttggcctTCGGACCCCTTTTACTGTCCTAAAAATGATTGGGGGCCCTCCAAAGAACTTTCatttatgtggattatatctatcagtatttaccatgttagaaattaaaGTGTCTTAGTATTAttctgaaaatagttttgatcttgtGGACCCCCTGAAAAATTCTCATGTCACACTTTGAGAACCTCAGATCTAGTTAACCCATTTATTTtataaacagggaaactgaggcccaaagagggaacATGATTTCTTCTGGGTCATAAATAGAGGCAGAAACAAGATCTTCTGATTTTAAGACCATTGTTTTTTCTGCTATGGCACACTCTATTAgatcatggccaagtcacttccccatCTGTGCATCAATTTTCACACATCGTAAAAAGAAGGGAATAGATGGTCTCTTTAGCAATTACCCGCCATGCCAGGCACAGCTACCCTTCACCTGTAACtatctttccttctattcttcctcTATCActtgggaaaaggaggaagagaagagagaagagtgcTGGTGGCATGTGGTGGGGAGCAATGGAGGCATGTCAATATTGGTCAGTGTTATAAAGGGTTATTAAATTGTAGCGTGTATGCACAAGGTAGCCCTGGAAGCAGCATTCCAGACTCACTGGACATGTGGCCTCAGGGACTGTGATACAGGCTTCCTGGGCTAGTCCTGGTTTGCTGTAGTCTTTGGAACAAATGatcacttcatctctttgccTTCGTTAATACTGGtaatattttctttcatgatGGAAACAGCAATATCTTTTTTCATGATGCCTCCTTTTTTGCAATATTAGTTTAAATACTGTGATATATACCAGTCTTGGTTTATGGGATTCCTACtaagtaaaaaattttaaataattcctTTCTCTGGGTCGTATTTGTAAGTGAGAAGAATCTGCCTGTTTATCAGTCCTATCCCTTTCAAATGAGGATGCTGGATTATATGTCTTCCAAATCTAATTCCTATGATCTTAGtaaaaatttagaaattttttcAAACCAAGGACTCAAGAAATTAAAGACACCTTCAATCTCTAGGTCCAATAATTAACTCATACTTTAATATTTTAAGGAAACCTGATTTTAGTCATGTGGGTATTCCCTCTGCAATGTAAATCCCCTTAGTACTTAATTTGAGGAGTTATGGCATCTAAAATAAAGGCATCTAGTGGCCAACATTAAATTGATAAGCCTCTTCACACTTAGGTGGTCCACAGATGACATGTGTTCAGTTCATCATTAGTCCATACACATGAAACCCttagagtcagtaagatctgCTGTACCTTGTAATCAGCTGGGATAGTCTTTAAGGACCAATGGTCACTCTCATGGCATGACAAGCCATTGGAATAGATGCCATTGACTCATACAGGATATAAAAGgatttttatttgaaatgttaTTATGTAACATAGGCCAgttgtaaatttttatttttttcattattattgctttttatttACTGCAATAAAGTCTCAGCCAACTTGCTTATTAAGAAAAGCATTTTCCTGGTTGACTGCGTTTTCTGGAGGATAACTTAACATCCCTCTTCATTGCAAACCTTGTTGAAAATCATTTGTAAGATGAATTAGACCTCTTTTTTTGCCTCAAAGTAGAGAATGATAAACAAAATTGAATCTCAGGGCTTAGTTTCGTctgttaaaatgagggggtgtTGTTAGATCTCCAAGAGGTTCCTTCTGGCTTAACCTTGTGATCCTCCCAGTGTTAAGGGTTAAGGAATAGTGCTCAATGCCACAGATACAAAAGA is from Trichosurus vulpecula isolate mTriVul1 chromosome 7, mTriVul1.pri, whole genome shotgun sequence and encodes:
- the SAYSD1 gene encoding SAYSvFN domain-containing protein 1, whose product is MEQRLAAFRATRKRAELEGGPSTSGRCGKAPGEDVAAPPTPSQAQEAPGGRAKEPFQTQGSPLQNPAATSPSRWDQSFLTNVTFLKVALWLVLLGLFVELEFGLVYFVLSLFYWMYVGTRGPGEKKKGEKSAYSVFNPGCKPIQGTLTAEQFERELQFHPLAGR